In Populus nigra chromosome 1, ddPopNigr1.1, whole genome shotgun sequence, one genomic interval encodes:
- the LOC133677007 gene encoding FHA domain-containing protein DDL isoform X2 — protein sequence MKGVLEREAIRVCKRREKLRGIVEKEERGKLGRREGQRGMRLKESLLLEEDIRGGLLHHWNQTVATGASMGLDRRCLKQRETAMRCLGTNSRGAEQRNSDDDNYDDSVAKMKAAEEALEVKKKQEPSFELSGKLAAETNRVRGVTLLFTEPPDAKKPNVRWRLYVFKGGEALNEPLYIHRQSCYLFGRERRVADIPTDHPSCSKQHAVIQFRQVEKEQPDGMLKKQVRPYVMDLGSTNKTFINDNPIEPQRYYELFEKDTIKFGNSSREYVLLHENSSE from the exons ATGAAAGGAGTCTTGGAAAGGGAGGCGATAAGGGTTTGCAAAAGGAGGGAGAAGCTGAGAGGAATCGTAGAGAAAGAGGAGAGAGGGAAGTTGGGAAGGAGAGAAGGTCAGAGAGGGATGAGATTGAAGGAAAGTCTTCTTCTAGAGGAAGACATAAGGGGCGGTCTACTTCACCATTGGAATCAGACCGTCGCAACAGGAGCAAGCATGGGTCTCGATCGCCGCTGCCTCAAACAGAGAGAGACCGCAATGAGGTGTCTG GGGACAAACTCAAGGGGAGCTGAACAAAG GAATAGTGATGATGACAATTATGATGATTCTGTGGCTAAGATGAAGGCTGCTGAGGAGGCTTTGGAAGTCAAGAAGAAG CAAGAACCTTCTTTTGAGCTATCTGGAAAGCTTGCTGCCGAAACCAATAGAGTTAGAG gtGTTACATTGCTGTTCACCGAGCCCCCAGATGCTAAGAAACCTAATGTAAGATGGCGACTTTATGTTTTTAAGGGTGGTGAGGCTCTGAATG AACCCCTTTATATACATCGTCAGAGCTGTTACCTTTTTGGGAGAGAAAGGAGGGTGGCAGATATTCCTACAGACCATCCATCATGCAGCAAGCAACATGCTGTTATTCAATTCCG GCAAGTAGAAAAGGAGCAGCCTGATGGCATGTTAAAAAAGCAAGTAAG GCCTTACGTAATGGACCTTGGAAGCACAAATAAAACTTTCATTAAT GATAATCCCATTGAACCTCAGCGTTATTATGAACTATTTGAAAAGGACACAATAAAATTTGGTAATAGTAG ccGAGAATATGTACTGCTGCACGAGAACTCATCTGAATGA
- the LOC133677007 gene encoding FHA domain-containing protein DDL isoform X1 — protein sequence MGRNLSQSPHRDRHRSSHRDRDRDRDASPVREKQQQQQRSSRSNNNNKSPKKREMSPPLSPPARHRSSQKDRSPVEKERNSNRGRSPSPRTKRLRRSQDEKEGAKMRDREVDRNHDKKGSEKGGTRREREGEREDYERSLGKGGDKGLQKEGEAERNRRERGEREVGKERRSERDEIEGKSSSRGRHKGRSTSPLESDRRNRSKHGSRSPLPQTERDRNEGTNSRGAEQRNSDDDNYDDSVAKMKAAEEALEVKKKQEPSFELSGKLAAETNRVRGVTLLFTEPPDAKKPNVRWRLYVFKGGEALNEPLYIHRQSCYLFGRERRVADIPTDHPSCSKQHAVIQFRQVEKEQPDGMLKKQVRPYVMDLGSTNKTFINDNPIEPQRYYELFEKDTIKFGNSSREYVLLHENSSE from the exons ATGGGGCGCAATTTATCCCAATCTCCACACAGGGATCGACATAGAAGCTCTCATAGAGATAGAGATAGAGATAGAGATGCTTCCCCAGTGAGAgagaaacaacaacaacagcaacgcTCTAGCcgcagtaataataataataaatctccCAAGAAGAGGGAGATGTCTCCTCCTCTATCTCCTCCAGCAAGACACAGGAGCTCGCAAAAGGACCGCTCCCCAgttgaaaaagagagaaattcaaATCGCGGGAGGTCTCCTTCGCCAAGAACGAAAAGATTAAGGAGATCCCAAGATGAGAAAGAGGGTGCAAAAATGAGAGATAGAGAGGTTGACAGGAATCACGACAAAAAGGGAAGCGAGAAGGGTGGCACACGAAGGGAAAGAGAGGGTGAGAGAGAAGATTATGAAAGGAGTCTTGGAAAGGGAGGCGATAAGGGTTTGCAAAAGGAGGGAGAAGCTGAGAGGAATCGTAGAGAAAGAGGAGAGAGGGAAGTTGGGAAGGAGAGAAGGTCAGAGAGGGATGAGATTGAAGGAAAGTCTTCTTCTAGAGGAAGACATAAGGGGCGGTCTACTTCACCATTGGAATCAGACCGTCGCAACAGGAGCAAGCATGGGTCTCGATCGCCGCTGCCTCAAACAGAGAGAGACCGCAATGAG GGGACAAACTCAAGGGGAGCTGAACAAAG GAATAGTGATGATGACAATTATGATGATTCTGTGGCTAAGATGAAGGCTGCTGAGGAGGCTTTGGAAGTCAAGAAGAAG CAAGAACCTTCTTTTGAGCTATCTGGAAAGCTTGCTGCCGAAACCAATAGAGTTAGAG gtGTTACATTGCTGTTCACCGAGCCCCCAGATGCTAAGAAACCTAATGTAAGATGGCGACTTTATGTTTTTAAGGGTGGTGAGGCTCTGAATG AACCCCTTTATATACATCGTCAGAGCTGTTACCTTTTTGGGAGAGAAAGGAGGGTGGCAGATATTCCTACAGACCATCCATCATGCAGCAAGCAACATGCTGTTATTCAATTCCG GCAAGTAGAAAAGGAGCAGCCTGATGGCATGTTAAAAAAGCAAGTAAG GCCTTACGTAATGGACCTTGGAAGCACAAATAAAACTTTCATTAAT GATAATCCCATTGAACCTCAGCGTTATTATGAACTATTTGAAAAGGACACAATAAAATTTGGTAATAGTAG ccGAGAATATGTACTGCTGCACGAGAACTCATCTGAATGA
- the LOC133680894 gene encoding tryptophan synthase beta chain 1 has product MAATTTTAASITTAASASTAATITKSQSSSFLKPYSSSQLPFKFSKFTASRAPSRLAISCTLAREAVVKMEDVVDSDPAQWQRPDSFGRFGKFGGKYVPETLIHALTELESAFHSLKDDPEFKKELDGILKDYVGRESPLYFAERLTEHYKRPNGEGPHIYLKREDLNHTGAHKINNAIGQVLLAKRLGKQRIIAETGAGQHGVATATVCARFGFPCVVYMGAQDMERQSLNVFRMRLLGAEVRGVHSGTATLKDATSEAIRDWVTNVETTHYILGSVAGPHPFPMMVREFHRVIGIETRKQALEKWGGKPDVLVACVGGGSNAMGLFDDFIKDKDVRLIGVEAAGLGVDSGKHAATLTKGEVGVLHGAMSYLLQDEDGQIIEPHSISAGLDYPGVGPEHSFLKDKGRAEYYSVTDEEALDAFKRLSRLEGIIPALETSHALAYLENLCPTLPDGTKVVLNCSGRGDKDVQTAIKYLQV; this is encoded by the exons ATGGCAGCTACCACCACCACCGCCGCATCCATAACCACAGCAGCATCAGCGTCCACCGCCGCAACCATCACCAAATCTCAATCTTCCTCTTTCCTCAAACCCTACTCTTCTTCGCAGTTACCcttcaaattttccaaatttACAGCATCTCGCGCACCTTCAAGGTTGGCAATTTCTTGCACTTTGGCCCGAGAGGCTGTGGTTAAAATGGAGGACGTGGTGGATTCTGACCCGGCCCAATGGCAACGACCCGATTCTTTTGGTCGGTTTGGGAAATTTGGCGGGAAATATGTACCTGAAACCCTTATCCATGCACTCACTGAGCTTGAATCTGCTTTCCATTCCTTAAAAGATGACCCTGAATTTAAG AAAGAACTAGATGGGATATTGAAAGATTATGTTGGAAGGGAAAGCCCTCTTTATTTTGCTGAGCGGCTTACAGAGCATTATAAGCGTCCTAATGGTGAAGGGCCTCATATTTATCTCAAGAGGGAAGATTTAAACCACACAGGTGCTCATAAGATTAATAATGCTATTGGCCAAGTCTTGCTAGCAAAGCGTTTGGGAAAACAGCGGATAATTGCTGAAACTGGAGCTGGTCAGCATGGAGTTGCAACTGCTACCGTTTGTGCACGGTTCGGTTTTCCATGTGTTGTTTATATGGGCGCACAAGATATGGAAAGACAATCGCTTAATGTTTTCAGGATGCGTCTTCTTGGGGCTGAAGTGAGAGGAGTTCATTCTGGCACTGCAACCTTGAAAGATGCTACATCAGAAGCTATACGAGATTGGGTGACTAACGTGGAGACAACCCATTATATTCTGGGATCTGTTGCAGGGCCACATCCTTTTCCCATGATGGTGCGAGAGTTCCATAGGGTTATTGGTATAGAAACAAGAAAACAGGCACTGGAAAAATGGGGTGGGAAGCCAGATGTGCTGGTTGCATGTGTTGGTGGTGGTTCAAACGCAATGGGACTCTTTGATGATTTCATTAAGGACAAGGATGTTAGGTTGATTGGCGTGGAGGCTGCGGGTTTAGGTGTAGATAGTGGCAAGCATGCTGCCACTCTGACCAAAGGAGAAGTGGGGGTGTTGCATGGAGCTATGAGCTATTTGTTACAAGATGAAGATGGACAAATAATTGAGCCTCATTCTATTAGTGCGGG GTTGGACTACCCTGGAGTTGGACCCGAGCACAGCTTCTTGAAAGATAAAGGACGTGCTGAATACTATAGCGTCACAGATGAAGAAGCTTTGGATG CATTCAAGAGATTATCGCGATTAGAGGGCATAATCCCTGCTTTGGAGACATCTCATGCACTGGCGTATTTGGAGAATCTCTGCCCCACTCTCCCAGATGGAACAAAGGTGGTTCTTAACTGCAGTGGCAGAGGGGACAAAGATGTTCAAACTGCCATAAAGTATTTGCAGGTTTAA
- the LOC133688451 gene encoding F-box protein At3g62230-like encodes MDRNTDLFSNLPSSLLIIIASFLSFKEAARTCILSKQWLNIWREVENVDFDENNFVKLDESEENQKVQREVFINFARQFIANHSQQVIKTLGFRCSKPGNFLVDMQNIVMFATSHNATGLRLDFSDPTWREDAIMNHEAVSELPSHVYEHGQALESLKLFSCRFDASKFTNFSAIKSLSLGWININIGSILVILESCPLLETLHLKKCWNLEYFEVSKPGLRLQNLVLDKCDIRHEWLAIEGPRFQFFKYSGKVGQFLLENQRDMVEAELDFGMQTEFEEVGAFLYDLLQELFAARILTVCSVFLQIIPSGDEPLGLQAPLDVRKLILKTALHSNEYCGIKFMLRSCPRLETLTIDIGPARIFPDYEPPYPFDPEELWSRNFQVEFCVIETLRVVNVKGFKGTRNELYVLRYLLHFGRAMEELNLYASNEGGDNGENREFYMGRAQIVLGFYKASRNVSILVL; translated from the exons ATGGACAGAAACACAGACTTGTTCTCAAACCTGCCAAGTTCTCTGCTCATAATCATTGCAAGTTTCCTGTCATTCAAAGAAGCTGCTAGAACATGCATCTTGTCCAAACAATGGCTTAACATTTGGCGCGAAGTGGAGAACGTTGATTTCGACGAAAACAACTTTGTTAAACTTGATGAATCTGAGGAGAATCAAAAAGTTCAAAGAGAAGTTTTCATCAACTTTGCACGGCAGTTTATTGCAAACCATTCACAACAGGTTATCAAAACACTTGGATTCAGATGTTCAAAGCCAGGGAATTTTCTTGTCGATATGCAAAACATTGTCATGTTTGCGACCTCGCATAACGCGACAGGATTAAGACTAGATTTCTCTGATCCTACATGGAGAGAAGACGCAATTATGAATCATGAAGCAGTATCTGAATTGCCTTCACATGTTTATGAACATGGCCAGGCTCTTGAATCCTTGAAGTTGTTTTCGTGCAGGTTTGATGCATCTAAGTTCACTAACTTTAGTGCAATAAAGAGCCTTTCTCTGGGGTGGATTAACATAAATATTGGATCTATTTTGGTTATATTGGAGAGTTGTCCATTGCTAGAGACTTTGCATCTGAAAAAGTGTTGGAACTTGGAATATTTTGAGGTATCCAAGCCAGGTTTGAGGCTACAAAACTTGGTTCTTGACAAATGTGATATTAGGCATGAATGGTTAGCAATTGAAGGACCAAGATTTCAATTCTTCAAGTACTCAGGAAAAGTGGGTCAATTTCTCTTGGAGAACCAACGTGACATGGTAGAGGCTGAACTTGATTTTGGGATGCAGactgaatttgaagaagttggTGCCTTCCTTTATGATCTCTTACAAGAGCTTTTTGCTGCTCGAATTCTGACTGTTTGCAGTGTCTTCTTACAG ATTATTCCAAGCGGAGACGAACCATTGGGTTTGCAAGCTCCACTTGATGTCCGCAAGCTGATCTTGAAAACAGCACTGCACAGTAATGAATATTGTGGTATCAAGTTCATGCTAAGGAGCTGTCCTCGTTTAGAGACGCTTACCATAGACATTGGCCCTGCAAGAATTTTCCCA GATTATGAACCTCCCTATCCATTTGACCCTGAGGAACTTTGGTCAAGGAACTTTCAAGTTGAATTTTGCGTCATTGAGACTCTTAGGGTGGTGAATGTGAAGGGATTTAAGGGCACGAGGAATGAATTATATGTGCTGAGATACTTGCTCCACTTCGGCCGTGCAATGGAGGAACTTAATCTTTATGCCTCCAATGAAGGTGGCGATAATGGCGAGAATAGGGAGTTCTACATGGGAAGAGCACAGATAGTCTTGGGATTCTACAAGGCATCTCGGAATGTAAGCATATTAGTCTTATAA